Genomic DNA from Novipirellula galeiformis:
GTCGCCGCCACCGGCTCGTATGTCCCTGATGAAATCGTCACCAACGAGGACTTGGCGGCACTGGGCTGTGACAGCGAATGGATTGTGCGGCGGACCGGGATTAAGCAGCGTCGCCGCGCCGCAGACGACCAAGCGACCAGCGATTTTTGCTATCAGGCGGCCCTGCGTTGCTTGCGATCGGCGAATTTGGATCCCAGCGACGTCGACTTGATCATCGTTGCCACCATGACCCCCGACTACCCCACACCTTCGACCGCATGCCAAGTGCAACGGATGCTCGGTTCGGTCGCCCCGGCCATGGACGTTAACGCCGCCTGCGCGGGATTCATGTACGGGATGATTACGGCCAGCCAGTTTGTGGCGGCAGGCAACAGTCGCTGTGCATTGGTGATCGGTGCCGATTTGATGAGCCGAACGGTCGATCCGACGGATGTAAAAACCTATCCCTTGTTCGGCGATGGAGCGGGAGCGGTGATTTTGACACCAGCGGACTGCGCCGAGAGTGATGAAGGTGCCCCCACAGCTGAATCCTTTCATGAGCAAGGGATTTTGTCATATCAACTTGGCAGCGAAGGGTGCGGCGGCACCATGCTTAGCATTCAAGCGGGGGGCACGCGTCGAGCATTGACCCCGGAAGCCTACGCCGAAGGGGCTCATTACTTAACGATGGATGGGCGAGGGGTGTTCAAATGGGCGGTTCGCTTGTTCGACGAAAGTGCAAAACAGGTCCTCGATGACGCTGGCATCGCGGCCGATCAATTGGCACTTGTGGTACTTCACCAAGCGAACCAACGCATTATCGATTCGGCCGTTGCCGACCTCGA
This window encodes:
- a CDS encoding beta-ketoacyl-ACP synthase III, with protein sequence MGKVAGVRVAATGSYVPDEIVTNEDLAALGCDSEWIVRRTGIKQRRRAADDQATSDFCYQAALRCLRSANLDPSDVDLIIVATMTPDYPTPSTACQVQRMLGSVAPAMDVNAACAGFMYGMITASQFVAAGNSRCALVIGADLMSRTVDPTDVKTYPLFGDGAGAVILTPADCAESDEGAPTAESFHEQGILSYQLGSEGCGGTMLSIQAGGTRRALTPEAYAEGAHYLTMDGRGVFKWAVRLFDESAKQVLDDAGIAADQLALVVLHQANQRIIDSAVADLDIAPRDVFVNLDRYGNTSAASIPLALDEAVQAGRINRGDLVLLCGFGAGLAWGTALLRW